In Saccharomonospora marina XMU15, one genomic interval encodes:
- a CDS encoding helix-turn-helix transcriptional regulator: protein MRADRLVAVLLLMQARGRVTAPELAGELEVSVATARRDLEALSTAGVPVYSQQGRGGGWSLVGGARTDLSGLTEREAQELFLLAGPLAGSSPGARSALRKLVRALPDSFRADAQAAADAVVVDSTGWGELGPARPEVLGTIQSAVVRRRKLRLGYEGRTGQATRRMVDPWGLVSKDGVWYLLAGTERGQRTFRLDRVRDVEVSDLAGERPADFELSQAWERVASEVERRRAGVSVTVLVPPRLVSVLRNQFGRHCHVEGEVGDAGDGRVRVRLAGHSALSLAEHLAGFGGAVTVVEPDEVGRELGRIGMELATKYAGLS, encoded by the coding sequence GTGCGCGCCGATCGTCTCGTGGCTGTCCTGTTGCTGATGCAGGCTCGCGGCCGGGTCACCGCCCCGGAACTGGCCGGGGAACTGGAGGTTTCGGTGGCCACCGCCCGGCGTGACCTGGAGGCGCTGTCGACGGCGGGTGTGCCGGTGTACTCGCAGCAGGGTCGGGGCGGCGGGTGGTCGCTGGTTGGTGGCGCGCGTACCGACCTGAGCGGGCTCACCGAGCGCGAGGCGCAGGAGTTGTTCCTGCTGGCGGGCCCGCTGGCGGGGTCGTCACCGGGGGCACGGTCGGCGCTGCGCAAGCTGGTGCGGGCGTTGCCGGACTCCTTCCGGGCCGATGCGCAGGCCGCGGCGGATGCCGTGGTGGTGGATTCCACGGGGTGGGGCGAGCTCGGCCCTGCCCGACCGGAGGTGTTGGGCACGATCCAGTCGGCCGTGGTTCGGCGTCGCAAGCTACGGCTGGGTTACGAGGGCAGGACGGGGCAGGCGACGCGGCGGATGGTGGACCCGTGGGGTCTGGTGAGCAAGGACGGCGTCTGGTACCTGCTGGCGGGCACCGAGCGAGGTCAGCGCACCTTCCGGCTCGACCGGGTACGCGACGTCGAGGTCAGCGACCTGGCAGGTGAGCGGCCCGCCGACTTCGAACTCTCCCAGGCGTGGGAGCGGGTGGCCAGTGAGGTGGAACGCAGACGTGCCGGTGTGTCGGTCACCGTGCTGGTGCCGCCTCGGCTGGTTTCGGTGCTGCGCAACCAGTTCGGCCGGCACTGTCACGTCGAGGGCGAGGTCGGTGATGCCGGGGACGGCAGGGTGCGGGTCAGGCTGGCCGGTCACAGCGCGCTGTCGCTGGCCGAGCACCTGGCAGGGTTCGGCGGCGCGGTGACGGTGGTCGAACCCGATGAGGTAGGGCGCGAGCTCGGCCGGATCGGTATGGAACTGGCCACGAAATACGCGGGGCTTTCCTGA
- a CDS encoding VOC family protein — MSARFNHTIIAAKDKAESAAFFRDILELAPAPSWGVFTNLSCEDGVLLQFAEPPVETIQLQHYAFLVDEELFDRAYARLVERGIEHSADPFFQRTGEINFEHGGRGVYFLDPAGHGIEMITRPYL; from the coding sequence TTGAGCGCACGCTTCAACCACACCATCATCGCCGCGAAGGACAAGGCCGAATCCGCCGCCTTCTTCCGCGACATCCTCGAACTGGCACCGGCCCCGTCCTGGGGCGTGTTCACCAACCTCAGCTGCGAGGACGGGGTGCTGTTGCAGTTCGCGGAACCGCCGGTGGAGACCATTCAACTGCAGCACTACGCGTTCCTGGTGGACGAGGAGTTGTTCGACCGGGCGTACGCACGGCTGGTCGAACGCGGCATCGAACACTCGGCCGACCCGTTCTTCCAACGCACCGGTGAGATCAACTTTGAGCACGGTGGGCGAGGGGTCTACTTCCTCGACCCGGCGGGGCACGGGATCGAAATGATCACCCGGCCGTACCTGTGA
- a CDS encoding AAA family ATPase, whose product MQQPLFSSVDEVVERLAGAGYLASNAVATTVFLADRLGKPLLVEGPAGVGKTELARALAQATGSELVRLQCYEGIDEARALYEWNHAKQLLRITAARDERWDSTREEVFSEEYLLARPLLTAIRNPNPTVLLIDETDKADVEMEGLLLEVLGDFQVTVPELGTITAARRPLVLLTSNATRELSEALKRRCLFLHLDFPSPQLERDIVTLHVPELDVRLAESLVRVVGALRGMELRKAPSIAETVDWARTLLALGADTVDEQLVRTSLGVLLKYQADHRKAMTQLRLDSLLDPASP is encoded by the coding sequence ATGCAGCAACCACTGTTCAGCTCCGTCGACGAGGTCGTCGAGCGGCTCGCCGGTGCCGGGTATCTCGCCTCCAACGCGGTGGCCACGACAGTGTTCCTCGCCGACCGGCTGGGCAAGCCGCTACTGGTCGAGGGCCCTGCGGGGGTGGGCAAGACCGAGTTGGCGCGCGCGCTGGCGCAGGCCACGGGCAGCGAGCTGGTGCGGCTGCAGTGTTACGAGGGCATCGATGAGGCCCGCGCGCTGTACGAGTGGAACCACGCCAAGCAGTTGCTGCGCATCACCGCCGCGCGGGACGAGCGGTGGGACTCCACACGCGAGGAGGTGTTCAGTGAGGAGTACCTGCTCGCCCGCCCGCTGCTCACCGCCATCCGCAACCCGAACCCGACCGTGCTGCTCATCGACGAGACCGACAAGGCCGACGTCGAGATGGAGGGGCTGCTGCTGGAGGTACTCGGTGACTTTCAGGTGACGGTGCCCGAGTTGGGCACCATCACGGCGGCGCGCAGGCCGCTCGTGCTGCTGACCTCCAACGCCACCAGGGAACTGTCCGAGGCGCTCAAGCGGCGCTGCCTGTTCCTGCACCTCGACTTCCCTTCGCCGCAGCTGGAACGCGACATCGTGACGCTGCACGTTCCCGAGCTCGATGTTCGACTCGCCGAGTCGCTGGTCAGGGTGGTCGGCGCGTTGCGAGGTATGGAGCTGCGCAAGGCACCCTCGATCGCCGAGACCGTGGACTGGGCTCGCACGCTGCTCGCCCTGGGAGCCGACACCGTCGACGAGCAGTTGGTTCGGACCAGCCTGGGCGTGCTGCTGAAGTACCAGGCCGACCACCGCAAGGCGATGACGCAACTGCGGCTGGACAGCCTGCTGGACCCGGCGTCACCGTGA
- a CDS encoding vWA domain-containing protein, protein MTGEALSTRLVEFGGALREHGVAVGPGETVDAAAAVDVLGLADRARLREALAATLLRRSGQRQVFDALFDLYFPAAVGMSQATATVTDTAPDTVARLRDELVTALAAGDVERLRALAAAGVDAFGRFGPAGEGGSGGAAELSGWSAHQTLELLRPQALLSRVLEAMRAAGAFERALAERQARTAIAGFGEQVRAEARRRTAEVRGRDRVARHAVAPPPELVPFTSASREQLEQLRRTVRPLSRKLATRLAARARRARRGRVDLRRTLRRSLATGGVAMRPAWRQRRPGRPELVLLCDMSGSVAGFAQFTLLLMQALSDQFGKVRSFAFVGMTDEVTELVREGAQEPENLAARIMSQARLTRWGTSSDYGDSLATFVSKWLDAVGPRTSVLILGDGRTNGGDPNLPALREIAERARHVYWLNPEPEGLWGTGDSAARRYARVVPMYECRDVRQLSRLVTELLPG, encoded by the coding sequence GTGACCGGCGAGGCGCTGTCCACCCGGCTGGTGGAGTTCGGCGGCGCGCTGCGGGAACACGGTGTCGCTGTCGGCCCCGGCGAAACCGTCGACGCGGCGGCGGCGGTGGATGTGCTCGGGCTGGCCGACCGGGCCCGGCTGCGCGAGGCGCTGGCCGCGACACTGCTGCGCCGATCGGGGCAGCGTCAGGTGTTCGACGCCTTGTTCGACCTCTACTTCCCCGCCGCCGTGGGAATGTCGCAGGCCACCGCCACCGTGACCGACACCGCGCCGGACACGGTCGCGCGGCTGCGGGACGAACTCGTGACCGCGCTCGCCGCCGGTGACGTGGAACGGCTGCGTGCGCTGGCGGCCGCCGGGGTGGACGCGTTCGGCCGGTTCGGCCCCGCGGGCGAGGGCGGCTCGGGTGGCGCGGCGGAACTGAGTGGGTGGTCGGCGCATCAGACGTTGGAGCTGCTCCGGCCGCAGGCCCTGTTGAGCCGGGTGTTGGAGGCCATGCGGGCGGCGGGCGCGTTCGAGCGTGCCCTCGCCGAGCGGCAGGCGAGGACGGCCATCGCCGGGTTCGGTGAGCAGGTTCGGGCCGAGGCCCGTCGCCGGACAGCCGAGGTGCGTGGCCGTGACCGCGTCGCCCGGCACGCGGTGGCCCCTCCCCCTGAACTGGTGCCCTTCACCAGCGCGAGCCGCGAGCAACTGGAGCAGCTACGCAGGACCGTGCGGCCGTTGTCGCGCAAGCTGGCCACCCGTCTGGCCGCCCGCGCGCGGCGTGCCCGGCGTGGCAGGGTGGACCTGCGCCGGACCTTGCGCAGGTCGCTGGCCACCGGTGGCGTCGCGATGCGGCCCGCGTGGCGGCAGCGTCGCCCCGGCAGGCCGGAACTGGTGCTGCTGTGCGACATGTCCGGCTCGGTAGCCGGGTTCGCGCAGTTCACGCTGCTGCTCATGCAGGCGCTGTCCGACCAGTTCGGCAAGGTCCGCAGCTTCGCGTTCGTGGGTATGACCGACGAAGTCACCGAACTGGTGCGCGAGGGCGCGCAAGAGCCGGAGAACCTCGCGGCGCGGATCATGTCCCAGGCGAGGCTGACCCGATGGGGTACCAGCAGCGACTACGGCGACTCGCTTGCCACGTTCGTGTCGAAGTGGCTGGACGCCGTGGGGCCGCGCACGAGTGTGCTGATCCTCGGTGACGGGCGCACCAACGGTGGTGACCCGAACCTGCCCGCGTTGCGTGAGATCGCCGAGCGTGCCCGGCACGTGTACTGGCTCAATCCCGAGCCCGAGGGCCTGTGGGGCACCGGTGATTCGGCGGCGCGGCGGTACGCGCGGGTGGTGCCGATGTACGAGTGCCGCGACGTCCGGCAACTGTCCAGGCTGGTCACCGAACTACTGCCCGGCTGA
- a CDS encoding DUF3824 domain-containing protein: MTQPPQSAQPPHRQPGPYPQGGQAPPGGYPQPFAQYPAAPQAEYAPRPPKKRTGLWLGLSAWAVSATAFLVTGFLAPGFLIDDDGDVDAGDSPAAAVTEQIAQGFADKDRAALDELVCAGSEPEVGGYTREAVFVESFQLRGPVRESGNTATVTADVVLEAEGRQTKGAIRIELANEAGGWCWKHATEM; the protein is encoded by the coding sequence ATGACACAACCGCCGCAGTCGGCGCAGCCGCCGCACCGGCAGCCAGGACCGTACCCGCAGGGCGGCCAGGCGCCACCCGGTGGCTATCCACAGCCCTTCGCCCAGTACCCCGCCGCGCCGCAGGCCGAGTACGCCCCGCGGCCGCCGAAGAAGCGGACCGGCCTGTGGCTGGGGTTGTCCGCGTGGGCGGTCAGCGCCACGGCTTTCCTCGTCACCGGGTTCCTGGCCCCAGGTTTCCTGATCGACGACGACGGTGACGTCGATGCGGGTGACAGTCCGGCGGCCGCGGTGACCGAACAGATCGCGCAGGGCTTCGCCGACAAGGACCGGGCCGCGCTCGACGAACTGGTCTGCGCCGGTTCGGAACCGGAGGTCGGCGGCTACACGCGAGAGGCGGTGTTCGTGGAGTCGTTCCAGCTGCGAGGTCCGGTGCGGGAATCGGGCAACACCGCGACCGTCACCGCTGATGTGGTGCTGGAGGCCGAAGGCCGGCAGACGAAGGGCGCGATACGCATTGAGCTGGCCAACGAGGCCGGGGGTTGGTGCTGGAAGCACGCCACCGAAATGTGA
- a CDS encoding DUF6114 domain-containing protein, producing MSGNADAARGEASGKAEKAEKSAEAAGAQPRRKTFRQWRRSRPFWGGLLLAVAGIELLCLPLFDVFMKGAVGLVMHMGVGGVSGVVIGAMLTACGLLLWFDPAHKTFYAVIGVLGGIVSFPATNFGGFMLGMLLGIIGGSLAFGWTQRSADSAGLDSGTSSGSGPQTTGEAKAGEDTSAAGAADEADRTVRPASDAGAGNTGKALGFVRGGRVRLGKGRALLVWAMTAAVVGPLLVAGSAEASQASQLRHADECDLIVFCSPSTTPAPEDPDSSGVVPAPSVPGLPSLEVPVPPVTGLPGVPDDENKDEEQQDSKRASGTAGIRAYTAPVVLQSGSVHVTGFAYEGVADVPLAGGGSVRMMKFTAATFRAYDGMRGDISHNGRTTVMTSPSFDLSGDIVLFAAKFSGNLMGVPVTLTPGNAESQLMKALKSLTPKMPITMTDVSANQPIMVASSANGHIAISAR from the coding sequence ATGTCCGGCAACGCGGACGCGGCCCGCGGCGAGGCTTCCGGAAAAGCCGAGAAAGCCGAAAAGAGCGCAGAAGCCGCAGGCGCCCAACCCCGCCGCAAGACCTTCCGGCAGTGGCGGCGGTCGCGTCCGTTCTGGGGTGGACTCCTGCTGGCCGTGGCGGGAATCGAGCTGCTTTGCCTACCGCTGTTCGACGTGTTCATGAAGGGCGCGGTAGGTCTGGTTATGCACATGGGCGTCGGAGGTGTCTCCGGCGTCGTCATCGGCGCCATGTTGACCGCCTGCGGCCTGCTGCTCTGGTTCGACCCGGCACACAAGACGTTCTACGCGGTCATCGGGGTACTGGGCGGAATCGTCTCGTTCCCCGCGACGAACTTCGGCGGCTTCATGCTGGGAATGCTGCTGGGGATCATCGGCGGCTCGCTGGCGTTCGGCTGGACGCAGCGCTCGGCCGACTCGGCGGGCTTGGACTCGGGCACGTCGAGCGGCAGCGGGCCGCAGACCACCGGAGAGGCGAAGGCCGGTGAGGACACCTCCGCTGCCGGCGCTGCTGACGAGGCCGACCGCACCGTTAGGCCCGCTTCCGATGCCGGCGCGGGAAACACCGGCAAAGCGCTGGGCTTCGTGCGGGGCGGTCGAGTGCGGCTGGGAAAGGGCCGAGCGCTGCTGGTGTGGGCAATGACGGCTGCCGTGGTCGGCCCGCTGCTGGTGGCGGGCTCCGCCGAAGCCTCGCAAGCGTCACAGCTCCGCCATGCCGACGAGTGCGACCTGATCGTCTTCTGCTCGCCGAGCACCACACCCGCGCCGGAGGATCCGGACTCCTCGGGTGTCGTGCCCGCACCGTCCGTGCCTGGCCTGCCGTCGCTCGAGGTGCCCGTTCCGCCCGTGACCGGACTGCCCGGGGTTCCGGACGACGAGAACAAGGACGAGGAGCAGCAGGACAGCAAGCGGGCGTCCGGAACGGCCGGTATCCGTGCCTACACCGCACCGGTCGTGCTGCAGTCGGGAAGTGTCCACGTGACGGGGTTCGCCTACGAAGGTGTTGCCGACGTCCCGCTTGCCGGTGGCGGTTCGGTGCGGATGATGAAGTTCACCGCGGCCACCTTCAGGGCCTACGACGGGATGCGAGGTGACATCTCGCACAACGGCCGCACCACGGTCATGACGAGCCCGTCGTTCGACCTCAGCGGCGACATCGTCCTTTTCGCCGCGAAGTTCTCCGGCAATCTGATGGGTGTTCCTGTGACGCTGACTCCAGGAAACGCCGAGTCGCAGCTGATGAAGGCGCTCAAGTCGCTGACCCCGAAAATGCCGATCACGATGACCGACGTCTCCGCGAACCAGCCGATCATGGTGGCCAGTTCCGCGAACGGCCACATCGCCATCAGCGCCCGGTGA
- a CDS encoding DUF6230 family protein — protein MSSVKVSGQVSWKRFATLLVPAVAVSGTLVALTAEGALATSFSVSGEPFRATASSVSGTGYVHYGQTLSTQDGKQHYVATNALRQADIKDFCMEIKTGPITTLLKAGGGEKPVSGTNVAFIVKDFGGNGVMNDIVMGQDASSLSAVPGYTGTEGAFGMQASSITLDGPAMQAREMAAGTIAMPDFTMSVTRGGAC, from the coding sequence ATGTCGTCTGTGAAGGTGTCAGGACAGGTCAGTTGGAAGCGGTTCGCCACGTTGCTGGTACCGGCTGTGGCGGTGAGCGGGACTCTGGTCGCTCTCACCGCCGAGGGCGCGCTCGCCACGTCGTTCTCCGTATCCGGTGAGCCCTTCCGCGCCACCGCCAGCAGTGTCTCGGGAACCGGATACGTCCACTACGGTCAGACCCTGTCCACTCAGGACGGCAAGCAGCACTACGTCGCGACCAACGCGCTGCGGCAGGCCGACATCAAGGACTTCTGCATGGAGATCAAGACGGGGCCGATCACCACCCTGCTGAAGGCAGGCGGCGGCGAGAAGCCGGTCTCCGGCACCAACGTCGCCTTCATCGTGAAGGACTTCGGCGGCAACGGCGTCATGAACGACATCGTCATGGGGCAGGACGCCAGTTCGCTCAGCGCCGTTCCCGGCTACACCGGCACCGAGGGTGCCTTCGGCATGCAGGCCTCGTCGATCACCCTGGACGGCCCCGCCATGCAGGCCAGGGAGATGGCGGCAGGCACCATCGCCATGCCCGACTTCACCATGTCCGTCACACGGGGCGGAGCCTGCTAG
- a CDS encoding arylamine N-acetyltransferase family protein, translating into MTQSQPGRPGDEWGSADLDLDAYLERIGQTRSEPSITALHALHQAHVRTIPFENLDPAIGRSPRLDLGSITAKLVRRSRGGYCYEHGLLFAAALECLGYEVSRRASRVYPDSTGARTHMNVVVRIEGSDFLADVGFGASIMHPMPLRDGTVVDQAGWKHRLTRAAGEWRLEAETEQGWTAVQAIGDEPQRPVDYEIGNHYVATHPDSPFTGQLIVKRLDHGLSRKLVGHQLHHDHADGRQEHFPVPPARLEEVLHDLGVEPTSDELDALRQL; encoded by the coding sequence ATGACACAGTCACAGCCGGGCAGGCCCGGCGACGAGTGGGGTAGTGCGGACCTCGACCTGGACGCCTACCTCGAGCGGATCGGGCAGACCCGCTCCGAGCCGTCGATCACGGCGCTGCACGCCCTGCACCAGGCGCATGTGCGCACCATCCCGTTCGAGAACCTCGACCCGGCGATCGGTCGCAGTCCCCGGCTAGACCTCGGCTCCATCACCGCCAAACTCGTGCGCCGCAGCCGGGGCGGCTACTGCTACGAGCACGGTCTGCTGTTCGCCGCGGCCCTGGAGTGCCTGGGTTACGAGGTCTCGCGGCGCGCCTCCCGTGTCTATCCCGACAGCACCGGCGCGCGCACGCACATGAACGTCGTCGTTCGGATCGAGGGCTCGGATTTCCTCGCCGACGTCGGCTTCGGCGCCTCCATCATGCATCCGATGCCGCTTCGCGACGGCACCGTCGTCGACCAGGCGGGCTGGAAACACCGGTTGACCCGAGCCGCCGGTGAGTGGCGGCTGGAGGCCGAGACCGAGCAGGGCTGGACGGCGGTGCAGGCCATCGGCGACGAACCGCAGCGGCCGGTCGACTACGAGATAGGCAACCACTATGTCGCCACCCACCCCGATTCACCGTTCACCGGCCAGCTGATCGTGAAGCGACTCGACCACGGTCTTTCCCGCAAGCTGGTCGGCCATCAGTTGCACCACGACCACGCCGACGGGCGCCAGGAGCACTTTCCCGTGCCGCCCGCGCGCCTGGAGGAGGTGCTGCACGACCTCGGTGTGGAACCCACGTCCGACGAGTTGGACGCGCTACGACAGCTGTAG
- a CDS encoding RNA polymerase sigma factor, producing the protein MDEALLRTLTPTVIGVLVRRGADFAAAEDAVQDALVEAVRLWPQRPPADPKGWLITVAWRKFLDAARADSSRRHREVRVEAEPAPGQGEEVDDTLWLYFLCAHPSLTPASAVALTLRAVGGLTTRQIAQAYLVPEATMAQRISRAKRTISGVRFNQPGDVATVLRVLYLVFNEGYSGDIDLAAEAIRLTRQLAARIDHEEVAGLLALMLLHHARRAARTGPDGRLVPLAEQDRTRWDTRLIAEGVDLLQAALARDRLGEYQAQAAVAALHADARTAEETDWVQIVEWYDELVRLTDSPVARLNRAVAVGEADGPRAGLAALAELDPTLPRYPAVAAYLHERDGDLLTSARLYAEAARAAPNLAERDHLTRQAARLNARLRD; encoded by the coding sequence GTGGACGAGGCCCTGTTGCGGACCCTCACCCCCACCGTGATCGGAGTGCTCGTCCGCCGCGGAGCTGACTTCGCGGCGGCCGAGGACGCCGTGCAGGACGCCCTGGTCGAGGCTGTGCGCCTGTGGCCGCAGCGCCCTCCTGCCGACCCCAAGGGCTGGCTGATCACGGTGGCGTGGCGCAAGTTCCTCGATGCCGCCCGCGCCGACTCGTCCCGGCGGCACCGCGAGGTGCGCGTCGAGGCCGAGCCGGCGCCCGGCCAGGGGGAGGAGGTGGACGACACGCTGTGGCTGTATTTCCTGTGCGCGCACCCGTCGTTGACACCGGCATCGGCCGTCGCGCTCACGCTGCGCGCGGTCGGTGGACTCACCACCCGTCAGATCGCGCAGGCCTACCTGGTGCCGGAGGCGACCATGGCCCAGCGCATCAGCAGGGCCAAGCGGACGATCTCCGGCGTGCGGTTCAACCAGCCCGGTGACGTCGCCACCGTGCTGCGGGTGCTATACCTCGTCTTCAACGAGGGCTACTCCGGCGACATCGACCTCGCTGCCGAGGCGATCCGGCTCACTCGCCAGCTGGCGGCCAGGATCGACCACGAGGAGGTCGCGGGCCTGCTCGCGCTCATGCTGCTGCACCACGCCCGGCGAGCGGCACGAACCGGTCCCGACGGCAGGCTCGTTCCGCTGGCCGAGCAGGACCGCACCCGGTGGGACACGCGCCTGATCGCCGAGGGTGTCGACCTGCTGCAGGCAGCACTGGCCCGCGACCGCCTCGGCGAGTACCAGGCCCAGGCCGCCGTCGCGGCGCTGCACGCCGACGCCCGGACTGCCGAGGAGACCGACTGGGTGCAGATCGTGGAGTGGTACGACGAGCTGGTACGCCTCACCGACAGCCCGGTGGCACGCCTGAACCGGGCCGTCGCCGTCGGCGAGGCCGACGGCCCGCGCGCCGGTCTGGCAGCGCTGGCCGAACTCGACCCGACGCTGCCGCGCTACCCCGCCGTCGCGGCGTATCTGCACGAGCGCGACGGGGACCTGCTCACCTCGGCACGGCTGTACGCCGAGGCCGCCAGGGCAGCGCCCAACCTGGCCGAACGCGACCACCTCACGCGGCAGGCCGCACGCCTGAACGCGCGGCTGCGCGACTGA
- a CDS encoding YciI family protein: MAKYLLLKHYRGAPAAVNDVPMDQWTPEEVSAHIQYMQDFAARLETTGEFVDGQALSPEGTFVRYDGEGRPPVTDGPFPETKDLIAGWMVIDVDSYERALELAGELSAAPGAGGKPIHEWLELRPFLTEPPTITE, from the coding sequence ATGGCCAAGTACCTGCTGCTCAAGCACTACCGTGGCGCACCGGCGGCGGTCAACGACGTGCCGATGGACCAGTGGACACCGGAAGAGGTCTCCGCCCACATCCAGTACATGCAGGATTTCGCCGCCAGGCTGGAGACCACCGGCGAATTCGTCGACGGTCAGGCGCTGTCGCCGGAGGGCACCTTCGTGCGCTACGACGGCGAGGGGCGGCCACCGGTGACCGACGGCCCGTTCCCCGAGACCAAGGACCTGATCGCGGGCTGGATGGTGATCGACGTCGACAGCTACGAGCGGGCGCTGGAGCTGGCGGGCGAGTTGTCCGCTGCTCCTGGCGCGGGCGGCAAGCCGATCCACGAGTGGCTCGAACTGCGCCCGTTCCTCACCGAGCCGCCGACCATCACGGAGTGA